The Salvia splendens isolate huo1 chromosome 21, SspV2, whole genome shotgun sequence genome includes a window with the following:
- the LOC121783446 gene encoding probable CoA ligase CCL11, which translates to MDQLKPSSVNSCPLTALTFLQRAAVVYGDCPSLIYNSTTYTWSQTHFRCLRAASAIASLGFSSGAVVSVVAPNIPAMYELQFAVPMAGCVLNNINIRLDARTISLILRHSESKAVFVDSHLHSVVLESVSLLPPDAPRPELILITDEDDYIDDRRDFATTYEEMLQSGSEDFEWVVPASEWDPMTLNYTSGTTSSPKGVIHSHRSLFIITLDSLINWSVPKQPVYLWTLPMFHSNGWSYTWGMAAVGGVNICLRRFDAGAVYDAIGNHKVTHMCGAPVILTMLANYPRAAQLRSPVEFMTGGAPPPPQVVLRTEALGFLISHGYGMTEVAGVIVSCAWKPNWSKLPAAERAKLKARQGVRTLGLTAVDVVDPENGRSVKRDGVTMGEIVVRGGTLMLGYLKNPAATAKCMREDGWLYTGDVGVMHPDGYLEIKDRSKDIIISGGENVSSVEVESVLYSNPVVNEAAVVARPDEYWGETPCAFLSLKEGVSPKPPEGEMIEFCRERLPHYMVPKTVVFMAELPKTATGKVQKYALRDIANKMGTLSAASRM; encoded by the coding sequence ATGGATCAATTGAAACCCAGCTCCGTCAACTCATGCCCCCTTACCGCACTCACATTTCTTCAACGCGCCGCCGTAGTATACGGCGACTGCCCTTCCCTCATCTACAACTCCACCACCTACACCTGGTCCCAGACCCACTTCCGATGCCTCCGCGCCGCCTCCGCCATCGCCTCGTTGGGGTTTTCCTCCGGCGCCGTCGTGTCCGTGGTGGCGCCCAACATCCCCGCCATGTACGAGCTCCAATTCGCCGTCCCTATGGCCGGCTGCGTCCTCAACAACATCAACATCCGCCTCGACGCCAGAACCATCTCCCTCATCCTCCGCCACTCCGAATCCAAGGCCGTCTTCGTCGATTCCCACCTCCACTCCGTCGTCCTCGAGTCCGTGTCTCTCCTCCCGCCCGATGCTCCCCGCCCCGAGCTTATCCTCATCACCGACGAAGACGACTACATCGACGATCGTCGTGATTTTGCTACTACATATGAAGAGATGTTGCAGAGTGGAAGTGAAGATTTTGAATGGGTGGTTCCGGCTAGCGAGTGGGACCCAATGACTTTGAATTACACCTCCGGCACTACTTCTTCACCGAAAGGAGTAATTCACAGCCATAGATCGCTCTTCATAATCACATTAGATTCGTTAATCAATTGGTCCGTCCCCAAACAGCCAGTCTACCTCTGGACGCTGCCGATGTTCCACTCCAACGGGTGGAGCTACACCTGGGGCATGGCGGCGGTCGGCGGAGTCAACATCTGCCTCCGCCGCTTCGACGCCGGAGCCGTTTACGACGCCATCGGAAACCATAAAGTCACTCACATGTGCGGCGCTCCGGTGATTCTGACAATGCTGGCAAACTACCCGCGCGCGGCGCAGCTAAGATCACCGGTTGAATTCATGACCGGcggcgcgccgccgccgccgcaggtGGTGCTCCGGACGGAGGCGCTGGGTTTTTTAATCAGCCACGGGTATGGGATGACGGAGGTTGCCGGGGTGATAGTGTCGTGCGCGTGGAAGCCGAATTGGAGCAAGCTTCCGGCGGCAGAGAGGGCGAAATTGAAGGCGCGGCAAGGGGTTCGAACGCTGGGGCTGACGGCGGTGGATGTGGTGGATCCTGAGAATGGAAGGAGTGTTAAAAGAGATGGAGTGACCATGGGAGAGATTGTGGTGAGAGGAGGGACGTTAATGCTGGGGTATTTAAAAAATCCGGCGGCGACGGCGAAGTGCATGAGGGAGGACGGGTGGCTGTACACCGGCGACGTGGGCGTGATGCACCCGGACGGGTACTTGGAGATAAAGGACAGATCGAAGGACATAATAATCAGCGGGGGAGAGAATGTGAGCAGCGTGGAGGTGGAGTCGGTGCTGTATTCGAACCCGGTGGTGAATGAGGCCGCGGTGGTGGCGCGGCCGGATGAGTATTGGGGGGAGACGCCATGCGCCTTCTTGAGCTTGAAGGAAGGGGTGAGTCCGAAGCCGCCTGAGGGTGAGATGATAGAGTTTTGTCGGGAGAGGCTGCCGCATTACATGGTGCCTAAGACGGTGGTTTTCATGGCGGAGCTGCCGAAAACGGCCACTGGAAAAGTGCAGAAGTATGCGCTGAGGGATATTGCAAACAAAATGGGGACGCTTTCGGCGGCCAGTCGGATGTAG